A window of the Fuerstiella sp. genome harbors these coding sequences:
- a CDS encoding dihydrodipicolinate synthase family protein — MKSVEKNQPHGAFRNVGDQGLAQLRVLSVQTDLIHQHGGTPVIFPSYGLTQQSDEDIVDAYRQIAAGCDHFIGFELSKAFAPFGKIYSLNVYRELLQISQCEGAKHSSLQRIPEWERLQLRDEVRPDFKVFTGNDLAIDMVKYGSDYLLGLSSFAPDLFALRDSWWQSGDGRFYELNDALQYLSEFTFRSPVPAYRHSCAQFLRLRGQITDCEPPKGAPCRPAGDLETLQKLLTRLKDVSSR; from the coding sequence GTGAAGTCTGTCGAAAAGAACCAACCCCATGGAGCCTTCAGAAACGTCGGTGATCAGGGGCTGGCTCAATTGCGTGTGCTTTCAGTACAGACGGATCTGATCCATCAGCATGGAGGCACGCCGGTCATCTTTCCGTCTTACGGACTCACTCAGCAGTCCGACGAGGACATCGTGGACGCCTACCGACAGATTGCAGCCGGCTGCGATCACTTCATCGGGTTCGAACTCAGCAAAGCATTTGCTCCATTCGGAAAAATCTATTCCCTCAATGTCTACCGGGAACTCCTGCAGATTTCACAATGTGAGGGTGCAAAGCATTCGTCCCTGCAAAGAATTCCCGAATGGGAACGTCTCCAGCTTCGCGACGAAGTCCGTCCCGATTTTAAGGTGTTTACCGGTAACGATCTCGCCATCGATATGGTGAAGTACGGCAGCGATTACCTGCTGGGACTCAGCAGTTTTGCACCTGATCTGTTCGCTCTCCGCGATTCCTGGTGGCAGTCCGGTGACGGTCGGTTCTATGAACTGAACGATGCCCTCCAGTACCTGAGCGAATTCACATTTCGGTCCCCGGTGCCTGCCTACCGACACTCCTGTGCTCAGTTTCTCAGGCTTCGCGGTCAGATCACCGACTGTGAACCACCAAAGGGAGCCCCATGCCGGCCGGCCGGCGATCTGGAGACTCTGCAAAAGCTGCTGACC